The window CGCGCCGCGCGGCGCCGTCGCGCGCCAGGAGCTCGAATGTGCCGGGGCCTGCCATCCGCGTGCTCCGAAGGCGCGCGAGCATAGCCCGTATGCACCGCCAAATCGAGCCGCTGCGGCCGCGGCGGCGGCGGGGGACGGCCTTCCGCGATGCAAGGCTGAGCGGTGGGCGGAAGCGCTTGCGCCGCGGAGCGCAGGCGGCATATCGTTCGCAGAACAAGGAGGCGGTCGGATGCATCGACGCTCGGTGGCTTCTGTCGCGGGGTGGGTGATGGCGCTGGGGCTTACGGCCTCCGCCGCGCAGCGGCCGAACCTGCTGTGGTTGATCGCGGAGGACCTCGGACCTGAACTGGGCTGCTACGGAACCCCCGAGGTGTTCACGCCGCACCTCGATCGGCTCGCGGCGGAGGGCGTCCGCTACACTCGCTTTTTCAACGGCCACGTCTGTTCGCCGAGTCGGTCCGCGTTCATGACGGGGATGTACGCGACCAGCATCGGTGCGCACAACCACCGATCGCACCGCGGCGACGGCTGGCGGTTGCCCGACGGCGTCCGGCTGCTCACCGACTGGCTGCGCGAGGTCGGCTACTTCACCGCGAACATCCGGGAACTGCCCCCCGAATGCGGTTTCCGCGGCACCGGCAAGACGGACTGGAACTTCGAGACCGATGGCTCGCCGTTCGATTCCGACCGCTGGAGCGATCTTCGGGCGCACACGCCGTTCTATGCGCAGCTGAACTTCAGCGAGACGCACCGGCCGTTCCGGGCGCCCCGCCGCGCGGACCCCGCGAAGGTCGAGATCCCGCCCTACTATCCCGACCATCCCGTCACCCGTGCGGACTGGGCGGCGTATTTGGACGAGATCAGCGAACTCGACCGCAAGGTCGGTCTGGTGCTCGAGGCGCTCGAGCGCGATGGGCTGGTGGACACGACGGTGGTCGTCTTCTTCGCGGACAACGGGCAGGCACACGTTCGCGGCAAGCAGTTCTGCTACGACTCGGGCCTGCGCGTGCCCCTGATCATCCGGTGGGCGCGAGCGCTGCCGCCGCCGGCCGGCTTCCGTCCTGGAACCGTAGACGATCG of the Kiritimatiellia bacterium genome contains:
- a CDS encoding sulfatase, with protein sequence MHRRSVASVAGWVMALGLTASAAQRPNLLWLIAEDLGPELGCYGTPEVFTPHLDRLAAEGVRYTRFFNGHVCSPSRSAFMTGMYATSIGAHNHRSHRGDGWRLPDGVRLLTDWLREVGYFTANIRELPPECGFRGTGKTDWNFETDGSPFDSDRWSDLRAHTPFYAQLNFSETHRPFRAPRRADPAKVEIPPYYPDHPVTRADWAAYLDEISELDRKVGLVLEALERDGLVDTTVVVFFADNGQAHVRGKQFCYDSGLRVPLIIRWARALPPPAGFRPGTVDDRLLHGIDLAPTMLAIAGAPKPPRMQGRVFLGERAEPEREFVFGARDRCDETVMRIRTVRDRRWRYIRNFTPEVPLLAPNAYKERQYPVWNLLKELNARGELTPLQAALCAPRMPEEELYDLDSDPWETRNLAASDDPEARAALARLRRALDEWIRETGDMGATPEPPEVVAAALAAARRRAAPFTNAPARGPAGRPQP